The Bubalus kerabau isolate K-KA32 ecotype Philippines breed swamp buffalo chromosome X, PCC_UOA_SB_1v2, whole genome shotgun sequence genome has a segment encoding these proteins:
- the TAB3 gene encoding TGF-beta-activated kinase 1 and MAP3K7-binding protein 3 isoform X8 — translation MAQSSPQLDMQVLHDLRQRFPEIPEGVVSQCMLQNNNNLEACCRALSQESSKYLYMEYHSPDDSRMNRNRLLHINLGIHSPSSYHPGDGVQLNGGRTLVHSSSDGHIDPQHAAGKQLICLVQEPHSAPAVVATTPNYNPFFMNEQNRSAATPPSQPPQQPSSMQTGMTPSAMQGPSPPPPPPPSYMHIPRYSTNPITVTVSQNLPSGQTVPRALQILPQIPSNLYGSPGSIYIRQTSQSSSGRQTPQNTPWQSSPQGPVPHYSQRPLPVYPHQQNYPPSQYSPKQQQIPQPAYHSPPPSQCPSPFSSPQHQVQPSPLGHPSSHVFMPPSPSTTPPHPYQQGPPSYQKQGSHSVAYLPYTTSSLPKGSMKKIEITVEPSQRSGTAMNRSPSPISNQPSPRNQHSLYTATTPPSSSPSRGISSQPKPPFTVNPVYITYTQPTGPSCAPSPSPRMIPNPTTVFKITVGRAMTENLLNLVDQEERSAAPEPIQPISVIPGSGGEKGSHKYQRSSSSGSDDYAYTQALLLHQRARMERLAKQLKLEKEELERLKAEVNGMEHDLMQRRLRRVSCTTAIPTPEEMTRLRSMNRQLQINVDCTLKEVDLLQSRGNFDPKAMNNFYDNIEPGPVVPPKPPKKATQDRLIMKT, via the exons ATGGCGCAAAGCAGTCCACAGCTTGATATGCAGGTTCTCCATGACCTCCGACAACGTTTCCCTGAGATTCCAGAGGGTGTGGTGTCTCAGTGCATGTTACAG aataaCAACAATCTGGAAGCCTGTTGCCGAGCCCTTTCCCAGGAGAGTAGTAAATACTTATATATGGAATACCATAGTCCAGATGACAGCAGGATGAATAGAAACCGCCTTTTGCATATTAACCTGGGTATTCATTCTCCTAGTAGCTACCACCCAGGAGATGGCGTGCAACTTAATGGCGGTCGAACGCTGGTACATAGCTCAAGTGATGGACATATTGATCCACAGCATGCAGCAGGTAAACAGCTGATATGTTTAGTTCAGGAACCACACTCAGCTCCAGCTGTTGTCGCTACTACTCCGAACTACAATCCTTTTTTTATGAATGAACAGAACAGAAGTGCAGCTACTCCTCCTTCACAGCCACCTCAACAGCCATCTTCCATGCAAACAGGAATGACTCCATCTGCTATGCAGGGGCCTTCACCACCGCCGCCGCCACCTCCTTCCTACATGCACATACCTCGGTATAGTACCAATCCAATTACTGTTACAGTATCCCAAAACCTCCCTTCTGGACAGACTGTACCAAGAGCTTTACAAATTCTTCCACAAATTCCAAGCAATCTGTATGGGTCTCCTGGTTCTATTTATATTAGACAGACATCTCAGAGTTCATCAGGAAGACAGACTCCTCAAAATACACCTTGGCAGTCCTCACCACAGGGCCCAGTGCCTCATTATAGCCAGCGTCCTTTACCTGTGTATCCACATCAACAAAACTATCCACCTTCTCAGTATTCTCCCAAACAACAGCAGATCCCTCAACCTGCTTACCATTCACCACCTCCTTCTCAGTGTCCTTCACCCTTCAGCTCTCCTCAGCATCAAGTACAACCGTCTCCATTGGGCCACCCCAGTTCTCATGTCTTTATGCCACCTAGTCCTTCAACGACGCCACCCCATCCATATCAACAAGGACCTCCTAGCTATCAGAAACAGGGAAGCCATTCGGTAGCCTATCTCCCATATACAACATCTAGCTTACCCAAAGGATCCATGAAGAAGATAGAAATTACAGTCGAACCCTCTCAGAGATCTGGAACAGCCATGAATAGGAGTCCTTCACCTATCAGTAACCAGCCATCTCCACGGAATCAGCACTCATTGTACACAGCCACCACACCACCGTCAAGTTCTCCTTCCAGAGGGATATCCAGTCAACCGAAACCTCCGTTTACTGTCAATCCtgtgtatattacatatacacaGCCCACTGGACCTTCTTGtgctccatcaccatctcctcgGATGATACCAAACCCAACGACCGTTTTTAAAATCACTGTAGGCCGAGCCATGACTGAAAATCTGTTAAATTTAGTGGACCAAGAAGAACGTTCTGCAGCCCCAGAACCTATCCAGCCCATTTCAGTGATACCAGGctctgggggagaaaagggaagccatAAATATCAGAGAAGTTCCAGTTCTGGATCTGATGACTATGCTTATACACAAG CTTTGCTGTTACATCAGCGAGCAAGGATGGAGAGGTTAGCAAAGCAATTGAAACTTGAGAAAGAGGAGCTAGAGCGCTTGAAGGCAGAAGTTAATGGTATGGAGCATGACCTGATGCAGAGGCGGCTCAGAAGGGTCAGCTGCACCACGGCGATCCCAACG CCTGAGGAAATGACAAGATTGAGAAGCATGAACAGACAACTCCAGATAAATGTTGACTGTACACTGAAAGAAGTCGACCTCCTTCAATCTAGAG gaAACTTTGATCCAAAAGCTATGAATAACTTTTATGACAACATAGAACCTGGTCCAGTTGTACCACCCAAGCCACCTAAAAAAG CAACTCAAGATAGACTGATCATGAAGACATAA
- the TAB3 gene encoding TGF-beta-activated kinase 1 and MAP3K7-binding protein 3 isoform X7, translating to MAQSSPQLDMQVLHDLRQRFPEIPEGVVSQCMLQNNNNLEACCRALSQESSKYLYMEYHSPDDSRMNRNRLLHINLGIHSPSSYHPGDGVQLNGGRTLVHSSSDGHIDPQHAAGKQLICLVQEPHSAPAVVATTPNYNPFFMNEQNRSAATPPSQPPQQPSSMQTGMTPSAMQGPSPPPPPPPSYMHIPRYSTNPITVTVSQNLPSGQTVPRALQILPQIPSNLYGSPGSIYIRQTSQSSSGRQTPQNTPWQSSPQGPVPHYSQRPLPVYPHQQNYPPSQYSPKQQQIPQPAYHSPPPSQCPSPFSSPQHQVQPSPLGHPSSHVFMPPSPSTTPPHPYQQGPPSYQKQGSHSVAYLPYTTSSLPKGSMKKIEITVEPSQRSGTAMNRSPSPISNQPSPRNQHSLYTATTPPSSSPSRGISSQPKPPFTVNPVYITYTQPTGPSCAPSPSPRMIPNPTTVFKITVGRAMTENLLNLVDQEERSAAPEPIQPISVIPGSGGEKGSHKYQRSSSSGSDDYAYTQALLLHQRARMERLAKQLKLEKEELERLKAEVNGMEHDLMQRRLRRVSCTTAIPTPEEMTRLRSMNRQLQINVDCTLKEVDLLQSRGNFDPKAMNNFYDNIEPGPVVPPKPPKKDSSDPCTIERKARRISVTSRVQEDVHDTQAAAADAHLNSE from the exons ATGGCGCAAAGCAGTCCACAGCTTGATATGCAGGTTCTCCATGACCTCCGACAACGTTTCCCTGAGATTCCAGAGGGTGTGGTGTCTCAGTGCATGTTACAG aataaCAACAATCTGGAAGCCTGTTGCCGAGCCCTTTCCCAGGAGAGTAGTAAATACTTATATATGGAATACCATAGTCCAGATGACAGCAGGATGAATAGAAACCGCCTTTTGCATATTAACCTGGGTATTCATTCTCCTAGTAGCTACCACCCAGGAGATGGCGTGCAACTTAATGGCGGTCGAACGCTGGTACATAGCTCAAGTGATGGACATATTGATCCACAGCATGCAGCAGGTAAACAGCTGATATGTTTAGTTCAGGAACCACACTCAGCTCCAGCTGTTGTCGCTACTACTCCGAACTACAATCCTTTTTTTATGAATGAACAGAACAGAAGTGCAGCTACTCCTCCTTCACAGCCACCTCAACAGCCATCTTCCATGCAAACAGGAATGACTCCATCTGCTATGCAGGGGCCTTCACCACCGCCGCCGCCACCTCCTTCCTACATGCACATACCTCGGTATAGTACCAATCCAATTACTGTTACAGTATCCCAAAACCTCCCTTCTGGACAGACTGTACCAAGAGCTTTACAAATTCTTCCACAAATTCCAAGCAATCTGTATGGGTCTCCTGGTTCTATTTATATTAGACAGACATCTCAGAGTTCATCAGGAAGACAGACTCCTCAAAATACACCTTGGCAGTCCTCACCACAGGGCCCAGTGCCTCATTATAGCCAGCGTCCTTTACCTGTGTATCCACATCAACAAAACTATCCACCTTCTCAGTATTCTCCCAAACAACAGCAGATCCCTCAACCTGCTTACCATTCACCACCTCCTTCTCAGTGTCCTTCACCCTTCAGCTCTCCTCAGCATCAAGTACAACCGTCTCCATTGGGCCACCCCAGTTCTCATGTCTTTATGCCACCTAGTCCTTCAACGACGCCACCCCATCCATATCAACAAGGACCTCCTAGCTATCAGAAACAGGGAAGCCATTCGGTAGCCTATCTCCCATATACAACATCTAGCTTACCCAAAGGATCCATGAAGAAGATAGAAATTACAGTCGAACCCTCTCAGAGATCTGGAACAGCCATGAATAGGAGTCCTTCACCTATCAGTAACCAGCCATCTCCACGGAATCAGCACTCATTGTACACAGCCACCACACCACCGTCAAGTTCTCCTTCCAGAGGGATATCCAGTCAACCGAAACCTCCGTTTACTGTCAATCCtgtgtatattacatatacacaGCCCACTGGACCTTCTTGtgctccatcaccatctcctcgGATGATACCAAACCCAACGACCGTTTTTAAAATCACTGTAGGCCGAGCCATGACTGAAAATCTGTTAAATTTAGTGGACCAAGAAGAACGTTCTGCAGCCCCAGAACCTATCCAGCCCATTTCAGTGATACCAGGctctgggggagaaaagggaagccatAAATATCAGAGAAGTTCCAGTTCTGGATCTGATGACTATGCTTATACACAAG CTTTGCTGTTACATCAGCGAGCAAGGATGGAGAGGTTAGCAAAGCAATTGAAACTTGAGAAAGAGGAGCTAGAGCGCTTGAAGGCAGAAGTTAATGGTATGGAGCATGACCTGATGCAGAGGCGGCTCAGAAGGGTCAGCTGCACCACGGCGATCCCAACG CCTGAGGAAATGACAAGATTGAGAAGCATGAACAGACAACTCCAGATAAATGTTGACTGTACACTGAAAGAAGTCGACCTCCTTCAATCTAGAG gaAACTTTGATCCAAAAGCTATGAATAACTTTTATGACAACATAGAACCTGGTCCAGTTGTACCACCCAAGCCACCTAAAAAAG ACTCATCAGACCCCTGCACAATTGAGAGGAAAGCCCGAAGAATTAGCGTGACCTCCAGAGTACAGGAGGACGTCCATGACACCCAGGCAGCAGCTGCAGATG CACATCTCAATTCAGAGTGA
- the TAB3 gene encoding TGF-beta-activated kinase 1 and MAP3K7-binding protein 3 isoform X5, translated as MAQSSPQLDMQVLHDLRQRFPEIPEGVVSQCMLQNNNNLEACCRALSQESSKYLYMEYHSPDDSRMNRNRLLHINLGIHSPSSYHPGDGVQLNGGRTLVHSSSDGHIDPQHAAGKQLICLVQEPHSAPAVVATTPNYNPFFMNEQNRSAATPPSQPPQQPSSMQTGMTPSAMQGPSPPPPPPPSYMHIPRYSTNPITVTVSQNLPSGQTVPRALQILPQIPSNLYGSPGSIYIRQTSQSSSGRQTPQNTPWQSSPQGPVPHYSQRPLPVYPHQQNYPPSQYSPKQQQIPQPAYHSPPPSQCPSPFSSPQHQVQPSPLGHPSSHVFMPPSPSTTPPHPYQQGPPSYQKQGSHSVAYLPYTTSSLPKGSMKKIEITVEPSQRSGTAMNRSPSPISNQPSPRNQHSLYTATTPPSSSPSRGISSQPKPPFTVNPVYITYTQPTGPSCAPSPSPRMIPNPTTVFKITVGRAMTENLLNLVDQEERSAAPEPIQPISVIPGSGGEKGSHKYQRSSSSGSDDYAYTQALLLHQRARMERLAKQLKLEKEELERLKAEVNGMEHDLMQRRLRRVSCTTAIPTPEEMTRLRSMNRQLQINVDCTLKEVDLLQSRGNFDPKAMNNFYDNIEPGPVVPPKPPKKDSSDPCTIERKARRISVTSRVQEDVHDTQAAAADGLYLAPR; from the exons ATGGCGCAAAGCAGTCCACAGCTTGATATGCAGGTTCTCCATGACCTCCGACAACGTTTCCCTGAGATTCCAGAGGGTGTGGTGTCTCAGTGCATGTTACAG aataaCAACAATCTGGAAGCCTGTTGCCGAGCCCTTTCCCAGGAGAGTAGTAAATACTTATATATGGAATACCATAGTCCAGATGACAGCAGGATGAATAGAAACCGCCTTTTGCATATTAACCTGGGTATTCATTCTCCTAGTAGCTACCACCCAGGAGATGGCGTGCAACTTAATGGCGGTCGAACGCTGGTACATAGCTCAAGTGATGGACATATTGATCCACAGCATGCAGCAGGTAAACAGCTGATATGTTTAGTTCAGGAACCACACTCAGCTCCAGCTGTTGTCGCTACTACTCCGAACTACAATCCTTTTTTTATGAATGAACAGAACAGAAGTGCAGCTACTCCTCCTTCACAGCCACCTCAACAGCCATCTTCCATGCAAACAGGAATGACTCCATCTGCTATGCAGGGGCCTTCACCACCGCCGCCGCCACCTCCTTCCTACATGCACATACCTCGGTATAGTACCAATCCAATTACTGTTACAGTATCCCAAAACCTCCCTTCTGGACAGACTGTACCAAGAGCTTTACAAATTCTTCCACAAATTCCAAGCAATCTGTATGGGTCTCCTGGTTCTATTTATATTAGACAGACATCTCAGAGTTCATCAGGAAGACAGACTCCTCAAAATACACCTTGGCAGTCCTCACCACAGGGCCCAGTGCCTCATTATAGCCAGCGTCCTTTACCTGTGTATCCACATCAACAAAACTATCCACCTTCTCAGTATTCTCCCAAACAACAGCAGATCCCTCAACCTGCTTACCATTCACCACCTCCTTCTCAGTGTCCTTCACCCTTCAGCTCTCCTCAGCATCAAGTACAACCGTCTCCATTGGGCCACCCCAGTTCTCATGTCTTTATGCCACCTAGTCCTTCAACGACGCCACCCCATCCATATCAACAAGGACCTCCTAGCTATCAGAAACAGGGAAGCCATTCGGTAGCCTATCTCCCATATACAACATCTAGCTTACCCAAAGGATCCATGAAGAAGATAGAAATTACAGTCGAACCCTCTCAGAGATCTGGAACAGCCATGAATAGGAGTCCTTCACCTATCAGTAACCAGCCATCTCCACGGAATCAGCACTCATTGTACACAGCCACCACACCACCGTCAAGTTCTCCTTCCAGAGGGATATCCAGTCAACCGAAACCTCCGTTTACTGTCAATCCtgtgtatattacatatacacaGCCCACTGGACCTTCTTGtgctccatcaccatctcctcgGATGATACCAAACCCAACGACCGTTTTTAAAATCACTGTAGGCCGAGCCATGACTGAAAATCTGTTAAATTTAGTGGACCAAGAAGAACGTTCTGCAGCCCCAGAACCTATCCAGCCCATTTCAGTGATACCAGGctctgggggagaaaagggaagccatAAATATCAGAGAAGTTCCAGTTCTGGATCTGATGACTATGCTTATACACAAG CTTTGCTGTTACATCAGCGAGCAAGGATGGAGAGGTTAGCAAAGCAATTGAAACTTGAGAAAGAGGAGCTAGAGCGCTTGAAGGCAGAAGTTAATGGTATGGAGCATGACCTGATGCAGAGGCGGCTCAGAAGGGTCAGCTGCACCACGGCGATCCCAACG CCTGAGGAAATGACAAGATTGAGAAGCATGAACAGACAACTCCAGATAAATGTTGACTGTACACTGAAAGAAGTCGACCTCCTTCAATCTAGAG gaAACTTTGATCCAAAAGCTATGAATAACTTTTATGACAACATAGAACCTGGTCCAGTTGTACCACCCAAGCCACCTAAAAAAG ACTCATCAGACCCCTGCACAATTGAGAGGAAAGCCCGAAGAATTAGCGTGACCTCCAGAGTACAGGAGGACGTCCATGACACCCAGGCAGCAGCTGCAGATGGTTTGTACTT
- the TAB3 gene encoding TGF-beta-activated kinase 1 and MAP3K7-binding protein 3 isoform X3 has translation MAQSSPQLDMQVLHDLRQRFPEIPEGVVSQCMLQNNNNLEACCRALSQESSKYLYMEYHSPDDSRMNRNRLLHINLGIHSPSSYHPGDGVQLNGGRTLVHSSSDGHIDPQHAAGKQLICLVQEPHSAPAVVATTPNYNPFFMNEQNRSAATPPSQPPQQPSSMQTGMTPSAMQGPSPPPPPPPSYMHIPRYSTNPITVTVSQNLPSGQTVPRALQILPQIPSNLYGSPGSIYIRQTSQSSSGRQTPQNTPWQSSPQGPVPHYSQRPLPVYPHQQNYPPSQYSPKQQQIPQPAYHSPPPSQCPSPFSSPQHQVQPSPLGHPSSHVFMPPSPSTTPPHPYQQGPPSYQKQGSHSVAYLPYTTSSLPKGSMKKIEITVEPSQRSGTAMNRSPSPISNQPSPRNQHSLYTATTPPSSSPSRGISSQPKPPFTVNPVYITYTQPTGPSCAPSPSPRMIPNPTTVFKITVGRAMTENLLNLVDQEERSAAPEPIQPISVIPGSGGEKGSHKYQRSSSSGSDDYAYTQALLLHQRARMERLAKQLKLEKEELERLKAEVNGMEHDLMQRRLRRVSCTTAIPTPEEMTRLRSMNRQLQINVDCTLKEVDLLQSRGNFDPKAMNNFYDNIEPGPVVPPKPPKKEHPGSSKQSPRTQPRDEDYEGAPWNCDSCTFLNHPALNRCEQCEMPRYT, from the exons ATGGCGCAAAGCAGTCCACAGCTTGATATGCAGGTTCTCCATGACCTCCGACAACGTTTCCCTGAGATTCCAGAGGGTGTGGTGTCTCAGTGCATGTTACAG aataaCAACAATCTGGAAGCCTGTTGCCGAGCCCTTTCCCAGGAGAGTAGTAAATACTTATATATGGAATACCATAGTCCAGATGACAGCAGGATGAATAGAAACCGCCTTTTGCATATTAACCTGGGTATTCATTCTCCTAGTAGCTACCACCCAGGAGATGGCGTGCAACTTAATGGCGGTCGAACGCTGGTACATAGCTCAAGTGATGGACATATTGATCCACAGCATGCAGCAGGTAAACAGCTGATATGTTTAGTTCAGGAACCACACTCAGCTCCAGCTGTTGTCGCTACTACTCCGAACTACAATCCTTTTTTTATGAATGAACAGAACAGAAGTGCAGCTACTCCTCCTTCACAGCCACCTCAACAGCCATCTTCCATGCAAACAGGAATGACTCCATCTGCTATGCAGGGGCCTTCACCACCGCCGCCGCCACCTCCTTCCTACATGCACATACCTCGGTATAGTACCAATCCAATTACTGTTACAGTATCCCAAAACCTCCCTTCTGGACAGACTGTACCAAGAGCTTTACAAATTCTTCCACAAATTCCAAGCAATCTGTATGGGTCTCCTGGTTCTATTTATATTAGACAGACATCTCAGAGTTCATCAGGAAGACAGACTCCTCAAAATACACCTTGGCAGTCCTCACCACAGGGCCCAGTGCCTCATTATAGCCAGCGTCCTTTACCTGTGTATCCACATCAACAAAACTATCCACCTTCTCAGTATTCTCCCAAACAACAGCAGATCCCTCAACCTGCTTACCATTCACCACCTCCTTCTCAGTGTCCTTCACCCTTCAGCTCTCCTCAGCATCAAGTACAACCGTCTCCATTGGGCCACCCCAGTTCTCATGTCTTTATGCCACCTAGTCCTTCAACGACGCCACCCCATCCATATCAACAAGGACCTCCTAGCTATCAGAAACAGGGAAGCCATTCGGTAGCCTATCTCCCATATACAACATCTAGCTTACCCAAAGGATCCATGAAGAAGATAGAAATTACAGTCGAACCCTCTCAGAGATCTGGAACAGCCATGAATAGGAGTCCTTCACCTATCAGTAACCAGCCATCTCCACGGAATCAGCACTCATTGTACACAGCCACCACACCACCGTCAAGTTCTCCTTCCAGAGGGATATCCAGTCAACCGAAACCTCCGTTTACTGTCAATCCtgtgtatattacatatacacaGCCCACTGGACCTTCTTGtgctccatcaccatctcctcgGATGATACCAAACCCAACGACCGTTTTTAAAATCACTGTAGGCCGAGCCATGACTGAAAATCTGTTAAATTTAGTGGACCAAGAAGAACGTTCTGCAGCCCCAGAACCTATCCAGCCCATTTCAGTGATACCAGGctctgggggagaaaagggaagccatAAATATCAGAGAAGTTCCAGTTCTGGATCTGATGACTATGCTTATACACAAG CTTTGCTGTTACATCAGCGAGCAAGGATGGAGAGGTTAGCAAAGCAATTGAAACTTGAGAAAGAGGAGCTAGAGCGCTTGAAGGCAGAAGTTAATGGTATGGAGCATGACCTGATGCAGAGGCGGCTCAGAAGGGTCAGCTGCACCACGGCGATCCCAACG CCTGAGGAAATGACAAGATTGAGAAGCATGAACAGACAACTCCAGATAAATGTTGACTGTACACTGAAAGAAGTCGACCTCCTTCAATCTAGAG gaAACTTTGATCCAAAAGCTATGAATAACTTTTATGACAACATAGAACCTGGTCCAGTTGTACCACCCAAGCCACCTAAAAAAG
- the TAB3 gene encoding TGF-beta-activated kinase 1 and MAP3K7-binding protein 3 isoform X2, with amino-acid sequence MAQSSPQLDMQVLHDLRQRFPEIPEGVVSQCMLQNNNNLEACCRALSQESSKYLYMEYHSPDDSRMNRNRLLHINLGIHSPSSYHPGDGVQLNGGRTLVHSSSDGHIDPQHAAGKQLICLVQEPHSAPAVVATTPNYNPFFMNEQNRSAATPPSQPPQQPSSMQTGMTPSAMQGPSPPPPPPPSYMHIPRYSTNPITVTVSQNLPSGQTVPRALQILPQIPSNLYGSPGSIYIRQTSQSSSGRQTPQNTPWQSSPQGPVPHYSQRPLPVYPHQQNYPPSQYSPKQQQIPQPAYHSPPPSQCPSPFSSPQHQVQPSPLGHPSSHVFMPPSPSTTPPHPYQQGPPSYQKQGSHSVAYLPYTTSSLPKGSMKKIEITVEPSQRSGTAMNRSPSPISNQPSPRNQHSLYTATTPPSSSPSRGISSQPKPPFTVNPVYITYTQPTGPSCAPSPSPRMIPNPTTVFKITVGRAMTENLLNLVDQEERSAAPEPIQPISVIPGSGGEKGSHKYQRSSSSGSDDYAYTQALLLHQRARMERLAKQLKLEKEELERLKAEVNGMEHDLMQRRLRRVSCTTAIPTPEEMTRLRSMNRQLQINVDCTLKEVDLLQSRGNFDPKAMNNFYDNIEPGPVVPPKPPKKDSSDPCTIERKARRISVTSRVQEDVHDTQAAAADGLYLNHQNKVVKVSTGLKKASLKDLTTMQMNKNFPISVAYHDL; translated from the exons ATGGCGCAAAGCAGTCCACAGCTTGATATGCAGGTTCTCCATGACCTCCGACAACGTTTCCCTGAGATTCCAGAGGGTGTGGTGTCTCAGTGCATGTTACAG aataaCAACAATCTGGAAGCCTGTTGCCGAGCCCTTTCCCAGGAGAGTAGTAAATACTTATATATGGAATACCATAGTCCAGATGACAGCAGGATGAATAGAAACCGCCTTTTGCATATTAACCTGGGTATTCATTCTCCTAGTAGCTACCACCCAGGAGATGGCGTGCAACTTAATGGCGGTCGAACGCTGGTACATAGCTCAAGTGATGGACATATTGATCCACAGCATGCAGCAGGTAAACAGCTGATATGTTTAGTTCAGGAACCACACTCAGCTCCAGCTGTTGTCGCTACTACTCCGAACTACAATCCTTTTTTTATGAATGAACAGAACAGAAGTGCAGCTACTCCTCCTTCACAGCCACCTCAACAGCCATCTTCCATGCAAACAGGAATGACTCCATCTGCTATGCAGGGGCCTTCACCACCGCCGCCGCCACCTCCTTCCTACATGCACATACCTCGGTATAGTACCAATCCAATTACTGTTACAGTATCCCAAAACCTCCCTTCTGGACAGACTGTACCAAGAGCTTTACAAATTCTTCCACAAATTCCAAGCAATCTGTATGGGTCTCCTGGTTCTATTTATATTAGACAGACATCTCAGAGTTCATCAGGAAGACAGACTCCTCAAAATACACCTTGGCAGTCCTCACCACAGGGCCCAGTGCCTCATTATAGCCAGCGTCCTTTACCTGTGTATCCACATCAACAAAACTATCCACCTTCTCAGTATTCTCCCAAACAACAGCAGATCCCTCAACCTGCTTACCATTCACCACCTCCTTCTCAGTGTCCTTCACCCTTCAGCTCTCCTCAGCATCAAGTACAACCGTCTCCATTGGGCCACCCCAGTTCTCATGTCTTTATGCCACCTAGTCCTTCAACGACGCCACCCCATCCATATCAACAAGGACCTCCTAGCTATCAGAAACAGGGAAGCCATTCGGTAGCCTATCTCCCATATACAACATCTAGCTTACCCAAAGGATCCATGAAGAAGATAGAAATTACAGTCGAACCCTCTCAGAGATCTGGAACAGCCATGAATAGGAGTCCTTCACCTATCAGTAACCAGCCATCTCCACGGAATCAGCACTCATTGTACACAGCCACCACACCACCGTCAAGTTCTCCTTCCAGAGGGATATCCAGTCAACCGAAACCTCCGTTTACTGTCAATCCtgtgtatattacatatacacaGCCCACTGGACCTTCTTGtgctccatcaccatctcctcgGATGATACCAAACCCAACGACCGTTTTTAAAATCACTGTAGGCCGAGCCATGACTGAAAATCTGTTAAATTTAGTGGACCAAGAAGAACGTTCTGCAGCCCCAGAACCTATCCAGCCCATTTCAGTGATACCAGGctctgggggagaaaagggaagccatAAATATCAGAGAAGTTCCAGTTCTGGATCTGATGACTATGCTTATACACAAG CTTTGCTGTTACATCAGCGAGCAAGGATGGAGAGGTTAGCAAAGCAATTGAAACTTGAGAAAGAGGAGCTAGAGCGCTTGAAGGCAGAAGTTAATGGTATGGAGCATGACCTGATGCAGAGGCGGCTCAGAAGGGTCAGCTGCACCACGGCGATCCCAACG CCTGAGGAAATGACAAGATTGAGAAGCATGAACAGACAACTCCAGATAAATGTTGACTGTACACTGAAAGAAGTCGACCTCCTTCAATCTAGAG gaAACTTTGATCCAAAAGCTATGAATAACTTTTATGACAACATAGAACCTGGTCCAGTTGTACCACCCAAGCCACCTAAAAAAG ACTCATCAGACCCCTGCACAATTGAGAGGAAAGCCCGAAGAATTAGCGTGACCTCCAGAGTACAGGAGGACGTCCATGACACCCAGGCAGCAGCTGCAGATGGTTTGTACTT